A genomic segment from Pseudomonadota bacterium encodes:
- the rapZ gene encoding RNase adapter RapZ, whose amino-acid sequence MENARQTALPAVRRVLLVTGLSGAGHTTSLRALEDVGFEAIDNLPISFLQRLLHAPDGSARPLAIGIDVRTRDFGVKDLLEAVASLEELEGLDLKLLFLDCDDEVLVRRYTETRRRHPAAGDRPVLDGIAHERRLLAPLRDRANLVFDTTRLTPWELRRRLKEIFAKEEAAELLLFLTSFAYTNGLPREADLVFDVRFLANPHYVPALRPLTGRDREVCEYIEADPDFAPFFDSLTAMLRLLLPRFEKEGKNYLTIALGCTGGRHRSVFVSEKLQGWLAGEGQRAFLRHRDLEALPEKPA is encoded by the coding sequence GTGCTTCTGGTGACCGGGCTTTCCGGGGCGGGGCACACGACCTCGCTGCGGGCGCTCGAGGATGTCGGCTTCGAGGCGATCGACAACCTGCCGATTTCCTTTCTTCAGAGGCTTCTGCACGCGCCGGACGGTTCGGCCCGGCCGCTTGCCATCGGAATTGATGTTCGCACCCGCGATTTCGGTGTCAAGGACCTGTTGGAGGCGGTCGCCTCGCTCGAAGAGCTTGAGGGTTTGGATCTCAAGCTTCTGTTTCTGGACTGCGACGACGAGGTCTTGGTGCGCCGCTACACAGAAACCCGCCGCCGTCATCCGGCCGCCGGCGACCGGCCGGTGCTGGACGGCATCGCCCATGAACGGCGTTTGCTGGCGCCCCTTCGCGACCGCGCCAACCTCGTCTTCGACACGACGCGGCTTACCCCTTGGGAGCTTCGGCGGCGCCTGAAGGAAATCTTCGCCAAGGAGGAAGCGGCCGAGCTTCTGCTTTTTCTCACCTCCTTCGCCTATACGAACGGCCTTCCCCGCGAGGCGGACCTCGTCTTCGATGTCCGTTTTCTTGCCAACCCGCACTATGTCCCGGCGTTGCGGCCTTTGACCGGCCGTGATAGGGAGGTTTGCGAATACATCGAGGCGGACCCCGATTTTGCCCCCTTTTTCGACAGCCTGACGGCCATGCTTCGCCTGCTGCTTCCGCGTTTTGAGAAAGAAGGCAAGAACTACCTGACGATCGCCCTCGGCTGCACGGGCGGTCGGCACCGTTCGGTCTTTGTCTCCGAAAAGCTGCAGGGCTGGCTGGCGGGCGAAGGGCAACGGGCCTTTCTCCGCCATCGCGATCTCGAAGCCTTGCCTGAAAAACCCGCCTAA
- a CDS encoding PTS sugar transporter subunit IIA codes for MIGLVLVTHGRLAEEFVRALKHIVGPQRHIRTVCIDPGDAVEKRRQEILDRISEVDDGDGVIVLTDMFGGTPSNLAISVMERAKAEVIAGLNLPMLIKLASLREGTDIVTAAAAAQDAGRKYIHVASRLLAEEEKVKT; via the coding sequence ATGATCGGACTCGTGCTCGTAACCCACGGCCGTCTTGCGGAGGAATTTGTCCGGGCGCTTAAGCATATCGTCGGACCGCAGCGTCATATCCGGACCGTGTGCATCGATCCCGGCGACGCCGTTGAGAAGCGCCGGCAGGAAATTCTGGACCGCATTTCGGAAGTCGACGACGGGGATGGCGTCATCGTTTTGACGGATATGTTCGGAGGCACGCCGTCGAATCTGGCGATCTCGGTCATGGAGCGCGCGAAGGCCGAGGTGATTGCCGGGTTGAACCTGCCGATGCTGATCAAGCTTGCGAGCCTGCGTGAAGGCACCGACATCGTAACGGCGGCGGCGGCGGCACAAGACGCGGGGCGCAAATACATCCATGTGGCCTCGCGGTTGCTGGCCGAAGAAGAAAAAGTAAAGACGTAA
- a CDS encoding HPr family phosphocarrier protein, producing MSVVRRKQAATFLRRRVKIRNARGLHAQASAKFVRCASSFDAEIVVARRGVIVSGLSIMGLLTLAASRGTMIEIRATGRVAEAAMDALCTLVRDRFGED from the coding sequence ATGTCCGTGGTGCGGCGCAAGCAAGCGGCGACTTTCCTTCGCCGACGAGTCAAGATCCGGAACGCGCGCGGGCTGCACGCCCAGGCGTCGGCGAAATTCGTTCGTTGCGCGTCCTCGTTTGATGCCGAGATCGTCGTCGCCCGCCGCGGTGTCATCGTTTCGGGGCTTTCGATCATGGGCCTTCTGACCCTGGCGGCCAGCCGCGGCACGATGATCGAGATTCGGGCCACGGGTCGCGTAGCGGAAGCGGCCATGGACGCTCTCTGCACGCTGGTGCGCGACCGGTTCGGCGAAGACTAA
- the ahcY gene encoding adenosylhomocysteinase, whose translation MTSFTDFKVKDIALADWGRREIAIAETEMPGLMALREEYGQAQPLKGARIAGCLHMTIQTAVLIETLLKLGATVRWSSCNIFSTQDHAAAAVARDARVPVFAWKGETEEEYDWCVEQTIHGAKDWQPNLLLDDGGDLTRVMHDRFPELMKDVKGISEETTTGVLRLREMEAEGRLRAPAINVNDSVTKSKFDNLYGCRESLIDGIKRATDVMLAGKVAVVNGYGDVGKGCAVSLRGQGARVLVTEVDPICALQAAMEGFEVTTMDEAASIGDMFVTATGNVDVITLDHMRRMRDRAIVCNIGHFDSEIQVEALRNYTWEEVKPQVDEIVFPDGKRLILLAKGRLVNLGCATGHPSFVMSASFSNQVLAQIELWQNHASYERKVYVLPKRLDEKVARLHLAKLGAKLTQLTEKQAKYIGVKPAGPFKLDHYRY comes from the coding sequence ATGACTTCTTTCACGGACTTCAAGGTCAAGGATATCGCCCTCGCCGACTGGGGACGGCGGGAGATCGCGATCGCCGAGACGGAGATGCCGGGGCTGATGGCGCTCCGCGAGGAATATGGCCAAGCGCAGCCGCTCAAGGGCGCGCGCATCGCCGGCTGCCTCCACATGACGATCCAGACGGCTGTCCTCATCGAAACCCTGCTCAAGCTGGGCGCCACGGTGCGGTGGAGCTCGTGCAACATCTTCTCGACGCAGGATCACGCCGCCGCCGCCGTCGCCCGGGACGCCCGCGTGCCGGTTTTTGCCTGGAAGGGCGAGACGGAAGAAGAATACGACTGGTGCGTTGAGCAGACGATTCATGGCGCGAAGGACTGGCAACCGAATCTGCTTTTGGACGACGGCGGGGATTTGACCCGCGTCATGCACGACCGCTTCCCGGAACTGATGAAGGACGTCAAGGGCATCTCCGAGGAGACGACGACCGGCGTGCTTCGCCTGCGCGAGATGGAAGCGGAAGGGCGCTTGCGGGCGCCTGCCATCAACGTGAACGATTCGGTCACGAAGTCGAAATTCGACAATTTATACGGCTGCCGCGAGAGTTTGATCGACGGCATCAAACGGGCGACCGACGTCATGCTGGCCGGTAAGGTCGCCGTCGTGAACGGCTATGGCGACGTGGGCAAGGGCTGCGCCGTCTCGCTGCGCGGCCAGGGTGCCCGCGTCCTGGTGACGGAGGTTGACCCCATTTGCGCGCTTCAGGCGGCGATGGAAGGGTTCGAGGTCACAACGATGGACGAGGCTGCGTCCATCGGTGACATGTTCGTCACCGCGACCGGCAACGTGGATGTCATCACGCTAGACCATATGCGGAGGATGCGGGACCGGGCGATCGTTTGCAACATCGGTCATTTCGACAGCGAAATCCAGGTCGAGGCGCTCCGGAATTACACGTGGGAAGAGGTCAAGCCGCAGGTGGACGAAATCGTCTTTCCGGACGGCAAGCGGCTTATCCTGCTGGCCAAGGGACGCCTCGTGAACCTGGGCTGTGCGACGGGGCACCCCAGCTTCGTGATGAGCGCTTCCTTTTCGAACCAGGTGCTTGCCCAGATCGAGCTCTGGCAAAACCACGCGAGTTACGAACGGAAGGTTTATGTGTTGCCGAAACGGCTCGACGAGAAAGTTGCCCGGCTCCACCTCGCGAAGCTTGGGGCGAAACTCACGCAGCTTACGGAAAAGCAGGCCAAATATATTGGCGTGAAGCCCGCCGGGCCTTTCAAGCTGGACCACTACCGCTACTAG
- a CDS encoding ATP-binding protein, whose amino-acid sequence MWKTGIRRRLVGSERRAAFAAAPFAGLENGLEGSLSDPFLQGLAVLVVGLAVLGPLGFRSVWRRRRAAGARGEKARREMAELHAILEKASAGFFFWRAGETQETAFGDFSAFGFDGATDAGPGFEGALRRFEADSAEQLQKAVSKLRAGAGRFDLDLATDDARRLRARGQRLESADGEAIGDLVRLEDVTEVEARALQFTQFAQRNAKLLKDRERLRFLLDQLPFPVWLRGPDLKLEFCNRAYASVVGLRAEEAVARGREFAEGIIGEQGQALAKRAHRVGSPQSESHHFVVDGVRRLLEVTEIPFTAAAGMVGYAQDFTEVDRVQDELGRHIDAQAKVLEGLATAIAIYGPDTRLKFFNRAFALLWRLNEEWLRMEPTQGEVLETLRARRRLPETVDFPAYKKGQLARFTSLIDPVEELLHLPDGATLRSSVSPHPFGGLLCTYEDVTDKLALERSYNTLIKVQRQSLDNLYEGVAVFGSDGRLKLSNPTYAQIWGFAPNELEGEPHISEIVDKSARFAAPEDWPVLRARIVAGTCERAAKNGRFHRQDGTAIDFASLPLPDGGVLWRYVDVTDSTRVEHALRERNEALLAADKLMSEFVAHVSYELRTPLNTIIGFAQLLENAYFGDLNDRQQDYVAGILVSSQVLLSLINDILDLALIEAGQMPIRREEVAIRSLLEEVLRLVREKANEKNLTVVMDIQGNPPPIYADKQRLKQVLFKLLNNAINFSTPGGEVSLSARKERADLVLQVTDTGVGIPREEQTRIFEKFERGSSSKGRGSGLGLSLVKKFVELHYGQVDLQSEPGQGTAVRCRLPYAARDVAEGEAPPAGEAQPVPPMKTGT is encoded by the coding sequence ATGTGGAAAACGGGGATAAGGCGTCGTCTCGTCGGATCCGAACGTCGCGCCGCCTTTGCCGCCGCCCCGTTCGCAGGACTGGAGAACGGGCTGGAGGGGTCTCTTTCGGACCCCTTCCTGCAAGGGCTTGCCGTCCTCGTTGTCGGTCTTGCGGTTCTTGGCCCGCTCGGTTTCCGCTCGGTCTGGCGTAGGCGGCGGGCGGCCGGCGCGCGCGGGGAGAAGGCGCGGCGGGAAATGGCCGAGCTTCACGCGATTTTAGAAAAGGCGTCGGCCGGGTTTTTCTTCTGGCGGGCGGGCGAGACGCAGGAAACGGCCTTCGGCGATTTTTCCGCCTTTGGTTTCGACGGCGCGACCGATGCGGGGCCGGGTTTCGAGGGGGCGCTTCGGCGCTTCGAAGCCGACTCGGCCGAGCAATTGCAAAAAGCGGTCTCGAAACTGCGCGCCGGGGCCGGGCGTTTCGATCTGGATCTCGCGACGGACGACGCGCGTCGCTTGCGGGCGCGCGGACAGCGGCTTGAATCGGCGGATGGCGAGGCGATCGGCGATCTGGTCCGGCTGGAAGACGTAACCGAGGTCGAAGCCCGCGCCCTGCAATTCACCCAATTCGCCCAGCGCAACGCGAAACTTCTGAAAGACCGCGAGCGGCTTCGGTTTCTTCTTGATCAATTGCCGTTCCCGGTTTGGCTTCGCGGGCCAGACCTCAAGCTTGAATTTTGCAACCGGGCGTACGCCTCCGTCGTCGGCCTGCGCGCCGAGGAGGCGGTCGCGCGCGGCCGGGAATTTGCCGAGGGCATCATCGGCGAACAGGGGCAGGCCTTGGCGAAGCGCGCCCATCGGGTCGGCTCGCCGCAATCGGAAAGCCATCACTTTGTCGTTGACGGCGTGCGCCGCCTGCTCGAAGTCACCGAGATTCCGTTCACAGCCGCCGCCGGCATGGTGGGCTACGCGCAAGACTTCACGGAAGTCGATCGCGTGCAGGACGAGCTTGGCCGGCATATCGACGCCCAGGCAAAGGTCCTCGAAGGGCTTGCCACGGCGATCGCCATCTACGGGCCGGACACGCGGCTTAAATTCTTCAACCGGGCCTTCGCGCTGCTGTGGCGGCTCAACGAGGAATGGCTGCGGATGGAGCCAACCCAGGGCGAGGTGCTGGAGACGCTCCGCGCCCGAAGGCGCTTGCCGGAAACGGTGGATTTCCCGGCCTACAAGAAGGGCCAGCTGGCCCGCTTCACATCCCTTATCGACCCGGTCGAGGAACTCTTGCATCTGCCGGATGGCGCCACGCTGCGTTCGAGCGTCTCGCCCCATCCTTTCGGGGGGCTGCTTTGCACCTACGAGGACGTGACGGACAAGCTCGCGCTTGAACGCTCTTACAACACGCTGATCAAGGTACAGCGGCAATCGCTCGACAACCTCTACGAAGGGGTTGCCGTGTTCGGAAGCGACGGGCGCCTGAAACTCAGCAACCCGACCTACGCCCAAATCTGGGGCTTTGCGCCGAACGAGCTTGAAGGGGAACCGCATATTTCCGAAATCGTCGACAAGTCCGCGCGCTTTGCGGCGCCGGAGGATTGGCCCGTCTTGCGGGCGCGGATCGTTGCCGGCACGTGCGAACGCGCCGCGAAAAACGGACGCTTTCATCGCCAGGACGGCACGGCGATTGATTTTGCCAGCCTGCCCTTGCCGGACGGCGGCGTGCTCTGGCGCTATGTGGACGTGACGGACAGCACGCGGGTCGAGCACGCGCTTCGCGAACGGAACGAGGCGCTGCTGGCGGCCGACAAGCTGATGTCGGAATTCGTCGCCCATGTTTCGTACGAGTTGCGGACGCCCTTGAACACCATCATCGGCTTCGCCCAGCTTCTGGAAAACGCCTACTTCGGCGATCTGAACGATCGGCAGCAGGATTACGTGGCGGGTATTCTCGTTTCCTCTCAGGTGCTGCTTTCGCTGATCAACGACATTCTCGATCTCGCGCTGATCGAAGCCGGCCAGATGCCCATCCGGCGCGAGGAGGTGGCGATACGGTCATTGCTGGAAGAAGTGCTGCGGCTTGTTCGCGAAAAGGCGAACGAGAAAAACTTGACCGTCGTCATGGATATTCAGGGCAATCCCCCGCCGATCTATGCCGACAAGCAGCGCCTGAAACAGGTTCTCTTCAAGCTTCTGAACAACGCGATAAACTTCAGCACGCCGGGCGGTGAAGTTTCGCTTTCCGCCCGCAAGGAAAGGGCGGACCTCGTCCTGCAGGTCACGGACACCGGTGTCGGCATCCCGCGCGAGGAGCAGACGCGTATCTTCGAGAAGTTCGAGCGCGGCAGTTCGAGCAAGGGGCGCGGCTCGGGCCTCGGCCTCTCCCTGGTGAAGAAGTTCGTCGAACTGCACTACGGCCAGGTCGATCTCCAATCCGAGCCCGGCCAGGGTACGGCCGTTCGCTGCCGCCTCCCCTATGCCGCCCGGGACGTTGCGGAAGGCGAGGCGCCGCCCGCCGGCGAGGCGCAGCCCGTACCGCCGATGAAGACCGGCACCTGA
- the tsaE gene encoding tRNA (adenosine(37)-N6)-threonylcarbamoyltransferase complex ATPase subunit type 1 TsaE, whose protein sequence is MASDTRVLQRVLADLAATENLARALAGLVRRGDVIGLAGELGAGKTTFARAFLRARAGAEREEVPSPTFTLAQAYDLPGLPVWHFDLYRLAKAEDAFELGIEEAFAEGVSLIEWPGRLGRWLPVDRLDIVLTQGPLPDARNAMLVGRESWARRLDDLEALEAGAASDA, encoded by the coding sequence ATGGCTTCCGACACCCGCGTGCTGCAACGCGTTCTCGCCGACTTGGCGGCGACGGAGAATCTTGCGCGCGCCCTGGCCGGGCTTGTCCGCCGCGGTGACGTCATCGGGCTGGCGGGCGAACTCGGCGCCGGCAAGACGACGTTCGCCCGCGCCTTCCTTCGCGCCCGTGCCGGCGCGGAACGGGAGGAGGTGCCGTCGCCGACCTTCACCCTGGCGCAGGCCTACGATCTGCCGGGTTTGCCGGTCTGGCATTTTGACCTTTACCGCCTGGCGAAGGCGGAGGACGCCTTCGAGCTCGGCATCGAAGAGGCCTTCGCGGAAGGGGTTTCCCTCATCGAATGGCCGGGCCGCCTGGGCAGGTGGCTGCCCGTCGACCGCCTCGATATCGTGCTGACGCAGGGACCCCTGCCGGACGCCCGTAACGCCATGCTGGTTGGCCGCGAAAGCTGGGCGCGGAGACTGGATGATCTCGAAGCCCTCGAAGCGGGTGCCGCCTCCGATGCCTGA
- a CDS encoding phosphotransferase, protein MPERTQQREAFLAACGLAGSRLFPLAGDASFRRYFRLSGAAGRWVLMDAPPEREDVRPFLQLARHLRALGYSAPEIIATDAEAGFLLLEDLGEATYTRVLAETGMEEPLYRLAMDLLIDLHRKPLAEGVPPGLSAYTDARFLEEACLLLDWYLPAVTGKPVPEKARAAYAALWPPLFAHVRSVPETLVLRDYHVDNLIYLPEREGVRACGLLDFQDAVRGPAAYDVVSLLEDARRDLSPGLVDRMCARYVEAFPALDRQAFARAYAILGAQRNCKILGIFTRLFRRDGKSAYLAHIPRVWRLLEGDMKAGVLAPLRAWLDANLPVALRKTPEAEGG, encoded by the coding sequence ATGCCTGAGCGGACGCAGCAGAGGGAAGCCTTTCTCGCCGCCTGCGGCCTGGCGGGCAGCAGGCTTTTTCCCCTGGCGGGAGACGCCTCCTTCCGCCGCTACTTCCGGCTTTCGGGCGCGGCAGGGCGCTGGGTGCTGATGGATGCCCCGCCGGAGCGGGAAGACGTCCGCCCCTTTCTGCAGCTGGCCCGCCATCTTCGCGCGCTTGGCTATAGCGCGCCCGAAATTATCGCCACCGACGCCGAGGCCGGCTTTCTGCTGCTCGAGGATCTGGGCGAGGCGACCTATACCCGCGTCCTGGCCGAGACGGGCATGGAAGAACCGCTCTACCGCCTCGCCATGGATCTGTTGATCGACCTCCATCGCAAGCCCTTGGCCGAGGGGGTGCCGCCCGGCCTGTCGGCCTATACGGACGCGCGCTTTCTGGAAGAGGCGTGCCTCCTTCTTGATTGGTACCTGCCGGCCGTGACCGGGAAGCCGGTGCCGGAGAAGGCCCGCGCGGCGTACGCCGCGCTGTGGCCGCCGCTCTTCGCCCATGTCCGGAGCGTCCCGGAGACTCTCGTCTTGCGCGACTACCACGTGGACAATCTTATCTATTTGCCGGAGCGCGAGGGTGTTCGCGCCTGCGGGCTGCTTGATTTCCAGGACGCGGTCCGCGGGCCGGCCGCCTACGACGTCGTCTCGCTGCTTGAGGACGCAAGACGCGACCTTTCGCCCGGCCTGGTTGATCGCATGTGCGCGCGCTATGTCGAGGCCTTTCCGGCGCTCGACCGGCAAGCCTTCGCGCGGGCTTACGCGATCCTCGGCGCGCAGCGAAACTGCAAGATTCTCGGCATCTTCACGCGTCTCTTTCGGCGCGACGGAAAGTCCGCTTATCTTGCCCACATTCCCCGGGTATGGCGCCTGCTGGAGGGGGATATGAAGGCCGGCGTTCTTGCCCCCTTGCGGGCGTGGCTGGACGCAAACCTGCCGGTTGCCCTTCGCAAGACGCCGGAGGCCGAAGGCGGATGA
- a CDS encoding nucleotidyltransferase family protein: protein MAWMPKRAMVLAAGRGERLRPLTDRLPKPLIAIAGRSLLDRALDRLKEAGVEEVVVNLQHLGEKIRQALARRDDVRIVYSEEKERLETGGGIAKALPRFGQAPFFAVNGDVLWEEGGPPALRRLAEGFDAARMDGLLLVQPRAAALGYDGNGDFELGAGGKLIRRQGNTAPYVFTGIQLLHPKLFEGAPGGRFSMNLLYDAALAKGRLFGLVHVGAWYHIGTPEALAAIEERFRAGRP from the coding sequence ATGGCCTGGATGCCGAAACGGGCGATGGTGCTGGCGGCCGGGCGCGGCGAGCGCCTGCGTCCGCTGACCGACAGGCTCCCCAAGCCGTTGATCGCAATCGCCGGACGGAGCCTGCTCGACCGGGCGCTGGACCGTCTCAAGGAGGCCGGCGTCGAGGAGGTCGTCGTTAACCTGCAACACCTGGGAGAGAAAATCCGGCAAGCGCTGGCCCGGCGCGACGACGTGCGGATTGTCTATTCGGAAGAAAAAGAACGCCTTGAAACCGGCGGCGGCATCGCGAAGGCGTTGCCGCGGTTCGGCCAGGCGCCCTTCTTCGCCGTGAACGGGGACGTGCTGTGGGAAGAGGGAGGGCCGCCGGCCCTTCGGCGCCTGGCCGAAGGCTTCGACGCGGCGCGGATGGACGGCCTTCTTCTGGTGCAGCCCCGCGCCGCGGCCTTGGGCTATGACGGCAACGGCGATTTCGAGCTTGGCGCAGGAGGAAAGCTCATCCGGCGGCAGGGAAATACAGCGCCTTACGTTTTCACCGGCATCCAGCTTTTGCATCCCAAGCTTTTCGAAGGCGCGCCCGGCGGGCGGTTTTCCATGAATCTTCTGTATGACGCGGCTCTCGCCAAGGGCCGCCTTTTCGGCCTTGTGCATGTGGGGGCCTGGTACCACATTGGAACGCCCGAAGCCCTTGCTGCGATCGAGGAAAGGTTTCGGGCGGGGCGCCCATGA
- the addB gene encoding double-strand break repair protein AddB, producing the protein MIKPSPKPPRCFTIPPGKPFVDALAAGLLEETAADPSLLADYRILLPTRRAVRALREAFLRLNGGRPMLLPAMTPIGDIDEEALFFETSAFPEAEASLPPAIPELRRRLLLSELILHKGLARKDGLAPPSPDQAALLAAELGRLLDRVETERLSFEGLLKLAPEDYASHWQETLGFLGILTEHWPAILMAEGCIGPADRRNRLLELQLKAWMKTPPKGPVVAAGSTGSIPATADLLNRVGRLANGRLVLPGLDRFMDEESWARLDPTHPQFGLKQLLERLEIARAAVRDWPAPGIAETPPLRAELASELMRPAATTDAWHRGRREWNAALREVSYVECRDPTEEAGIIALLLRRALEEEETRAALVTPDRNLARRVAAELRRWAIEVDDSGGTPLGATAPGAFLRLIAHLAGEAMAPVPLLACFKHPLAVGGLPPGAFRRQTRALEAAVLRGPRPGSGFEGLKRALEASGHPEKAKLRAWLAALETAAKPFVQAVAGRKARLKDLLDAHVRFAESLAATPEEPSGSRLWAGEAGEALADFIADLRQAARSFPPLAGASYAGLFESLLAGHAVRPKLGQHPRIHIWGPLEARLQHADLVILGGLNEGTWPPEAAADPWMSRPMQAKFGLPLPERRIGLAAHDFAQAFSALRVVLTRAGRVENVPTVPSRWLLRLESLIGSLEAIAAKESLRWCAFLQQPIETFAACAPCPRPLLAARPRKLSVTEIETWMRDPYAIYARRILKLEPLDPLDADPGAAERGRFIHEALDRFVRAHPGRLPKDAVAKLLAIGRQVFGAALAYPGVAAFWWPRFERIAQWFVAKENDRRAGLLESATEVRGRLVFEAPGGAFLLTAKADRIDRLREGGLVILDYKTGALPKPKDIEAGLSPQLPLEAVLAAAGGFEGLAKEAVAELLYLRLSGGTPPGEEKTVQKNPEKLMLEAREGLARLIAAFDDPATPYLSEPRLTVRPAYRAYEHLARVQEWTNPREGGDS; encoded by the coding sequence ATGATCAAGCCGTCTCCCAAGCCGCCGCGCTGCTTCACGATCCCGCCCGGCAAACCCTTCGTCGACGCGCTGGCCGCCGGCCTTCTCGAAGAGACGGCCGCGGACCCTTCCCTTCTTGCCGACTACCGGATTTTACTGCCGACCCGCCGCGCCGTCCGCGCGCTTCGCGAAGCCTTCCTTCGCCTGAACGGCGGCCGGCCGATGCTGCTGCCCGCCATGACGCCGATCGGCGACATCGACGAGGAAGCGCTTTTCTTTGAAACCAGTGCCTTTCCCGAGGCCGAGGCGTCCCTGCCGCCGGCCATCCCGGAGTTACGCCGAAGGCTTCTTCTGAGCGAGCTCATCCTGCACAAGGGCCTGGCGCGGAAGGACGGCTTGGCACCGCCAAGTCCCGACCAGGCCGCCCTGCTGGCCGCCGAGCTTGGCCGCCTTCTCGACCGGGTCGAAACCGAACGCCTTTCTTTCGAAGGCCTTTTGAAACTGGCGCCGGAGGACTACGCCTCGCATTGGCAGGAGACGCTCGGCTTCCTCGGCATCCTGACCGAACACTGGCCGGCGATCCTCATGGCCGAGGGCTGCATCGGTCCGGCCGACCGCCGCAACCGCCTGCTCGAGCTTCAGCTCAAGGCGTGGATGAAGACGCCGCCGAAGGGCCCGGTCGTGGCGGCGGGTTCGACGGGCAGCATCCCGGCGACGGCGGACCTTTTGAATCGGGTGGGGCGGCTTGCCAATGGCCGGCTCGTCCTGCCCGGCCTCGACCGGTTCATGGACGAGGAAAGCTGGGCGAGGCTCGACCCCACCCATCCCCAGTTCGGGCTGAAGCAGCTGCTCGAACGGCTCGAGATTGCGCGTGCGGCCGTCCGCGACTGGCCGGCCCCCGGCATCGCCGAGACCCCGCCCTTGCGTGCCGAACTGGCCTCGGAACTCATGCGCCCCGCCGCGACGACCGACGCCTGGCACCGTGGGCGGCGGGAATGGAACGCCGCCCTTCGTGAAGTTTCCTACGTCGAATGCCGGGACCCGACGGAAGAGGCGGGCATCATCGCCCTGCTGCTGCGCCGCGCGCTTGAGGAAGAAGAAACGCGCGCCGCCCTCGTCACGCCGGACCGCAATCTGGCGCGCCGGGTCGCTGCCGAGCTTCGGCGCTGGGCAATCGAGGTGGACGATTCCGGCGGCACGCCGCTTGGCGCCACCGCGCCCGGCGCCTTCCTGCGGCTTATCGCGCACCTGGCGGGGGAAGCGATGGCGCCGGTTCCGCTGCTCGCCTGCTTCAAGCACCCGCTTGCCGTCGGCGGGCTTCCGCCCGGCGCCTTCCGCCGGCAGACCCGCGCGCTGGAGGCGGCGGTCTTGCGGGGCCCGCGCCCCGGTTCCGGCTTCGAGGGGTTGAAGCGCGCGCTGGAGGCGTCCGGGCACCCGGAGAAAGCAAAACTGCGGGCCTGGCTTGCGGCGCTGGAGACGGCGGCCAAACCGTTCGTGCAAGCCGTGGCCGGGCGAAAGGCGCGGCTCAAGGATCTTCTCGATGCCCATGTCCGCTTCGCGGAAAGCCTTGCCGCCACGCCGGAAGAACCATCGGGCAGCCGGCTTTGGGCGGGCGAGGCGGGCGAGGCGTTGGCCGACTTCATCGCCGATCTCCGGCAGGCGGCGCGAAGCTTTCCCCCGCTCGCCGGCGCTTCCTACGCCGGCCTTTTCGAATCCCTGCTCGCCGGCCACGCCGTTCGCCCAAAGCTCGGCCAGCATCCGCGAATCCACATCTGGGGGCCGCTGGAAGCGCGGTTGCAGCACGCCGATCTCGTCATCCTCGGCGGCCTTAACGAAGGGACCTGGCCGCCGGAGGCGGCGGCCGACCCCTGGATGAGCCGTCCGATGCAGGCGAAGTTCGGCCTTCCCCTGCCGGAGCGCCGGATAGGCCTTGCCGCCCATGACTTCGCCCAGGCCTTCTCGGCGCTGCGCGTCGTGCTGACGCGCGCCGGCCGGGTGGAGAACGTGCCGACGGTGCCGTCGCGCTGGCTGCTTCGGCTCGAAAGCCTGATTGGTTCCCTCGAAGCGATCGCGGCGAAGGAGAGCTTGCGTTGGTGCGCGTTTCTCCAGCAGCCGATAGAGACTTTCGCGGCGTGCGCGCCATGCCCGCGCCCGTTGCTCGCCGCGCGGCCGCGCAAGCTTTCCGTCACCGAGATCGAGACTTGGATGCGGGACCCTTACGCGATCTATGCCCGCCGCATTCTCAAGCTCGAACCGCTCGACCCGCTCGACGCCGACCCCGGCGCCGCCGAACGCGGGCGCTTCATCCATGAAGCGCTCGACCGCTTCGTCCGCGCCCATCCCGGCCGCTTGCCGAAGGACGCGGTGGCAAAGCTGCTGGCGATCGGGCGCCAGGTCTTCGGGGCCGCCCTTGCCTATCCCGGCGTCGCCGCCTTCTGGTGGCCGAGGTTCGAGCGCATCGCCCAGTGGTTTGTCGCCAAGGAAAACGACCGCCGCGCCGGGCTTCTGGAATCCGCGACGGAAGTGCGGGGACGTCTCGTCTTCGAGGCACCCGGCGGGGCGTTTCTGCTGACCGCGAAGGCGGACCGCATCGACCGCTTGCGCGAAGGCGGGCTCGTCATCCTCGATTACAAAACGGGCGCGCTGCCCAAGCCGAAGGACATCGAAGCCGGGCTTTCGCCGCAGCTTCCGCTCGAGGCTGTCCTCGCCGCGGCCGGCGGCTTCGAAGGGCTGGCGAAAGAGGCCGTCGCCGAGCTTCTCTACCTGCGCCTAAGCGGCGGCACGCCGCCCGGCGAAGAAAAGACAGTGCAGAAAAACCCGGAAAAACTCATGCTCGAAGCAAGGGAAGGGTTGGCCCGCCTGATCGCGGCCTTCGACGACCCCGCAACGCCCTATCTTTCCGAGCCCCGGCTCACGGTGCGCCCCGCTTACCGCGCCTACGAGCACTTGGCCCGCGTTCAGGAATGGACGAACCCGCGCGAGGGAGGAGATTCGTGA